The genome window CTTGCCGTGACCTCCTTCGCCCTGGTGACTGTGTTCCAGCTGGTCGAGCCGGCCCGCGCCGCTTCGCCCGCCTGGCGTGCCGCACGCGTTCATCTTGCCAACGGCCTTTACGTCAACACGCTCTTCAACCGTCTCGCCGGCGCCTACACCGCCCCTGGCCACAGCAAAGCATGAGGATCGAACAATGACCGCTCAGACCAAAGCCCGTGTCGCTGCTGAAGCTGCTTGCGCCCGTGTCGCGCCCGTGTGGCCGCTGCAGTCCTTCGTTGCCGTCAATCCCTATCTGGGGATGGCCGATTTCTCCCTGCCGGAGGCGGCGCAGCGGCTGGCCCGGGTTGCCGGAGCGCGCTCAGTACAGCCGCGCGGCGTCTATTTGGCCGCGCTGGACGCCGGCGACATCGCGCCGGCGGATCTTCTGGCCGCGCGCGCGGCGATGCCGGCGGGAGATCTGCCTGCCGACGCGGCGTCGCTGATCGGATTGGCGCGCGATCTGCCCGAGACCGACGCAAAGCCGTTGCCGACGCTCGTGGACCTCGCCGGCCAGACGCAGGGGCGTGCATGGGCGGATGTCGTGACGGACCGGATTTCCGCCTATGCGGCGACGGCCTTCGATGCCGGACAGGCGGCCTGGGCACGGCCCGTCGACGGTCTTTACGCCGGCTGGTTGTTGGACGCGCGGATCGACCGGACGCCGGATGTCGCAGGCCTCACCGGCCTGCGGACGCAGTTCGCCGCCCTGCCCGAAACGACGGCGGCGCTTGTTGAGGAGGCCGCCGCAGAGCTTGGTCTTCCGGGCGATGCGCTGGAGCTCTATTTCCACCGGCTGCTGATGAGCGTCGGCGGCTGGGCGGCTTTCGCGCGGCACGCCGCCTGGCAGGCGGGGCTTGAGGGCAGGAGCGACGACACGCCCTTGCAGCTTCTCGCCATCCGGCTTGCCTATGAGATCGCGGTGCTGCGGGCGACCGCGGATACTCCGGCCGTGGTCGAGGGATGGAAGGCGGCGGCCGCCGCCTATGCCGCCAGCGAACAGCCCGCGCGGGCGCTGCAGCTCGATTGCCTGTTGCAGACGGCGCTGGAGCGGGCGGACGCGCGTCGGCTGGCACGGGATCTGGAGGCCAGCAACACGGCCGCGCCCGTCTCGTCGAATGCGCCGGCGCGGCCCGACGTGCAGGCGGTCTTCTGCATCGATGTGCGCTCCGAGGTCTACCGGCGGTCGCTGGAGAGCGTCGCGCCGAGAATCGAAACGCTCGGTTTTGCCGGCTTCTTCGGCTTTGCCATTTCCTACAAGCGCACGGAAGACGACACGGGCAGCGCGCGTTGCCCCGTGCTTCTGGCGCCGCAGGCCTTCGTCTGCGAGGCCGTGCCGGCGGAGGAAGCCACAGCACAGCGCATCGAGCGGGCAGCCTTGACGAAGCGGATGGCGTCTGCCTGGACGGCGTTCAAGCTCGCGGCCGTTTCCTCCTTCGCTTTTGTCGAGACGGCGGGACTTGCCTATCTCGGCAAGCTTGCCGCCGATGGCTTCGGATGGACATCGCGGCCGGATGCGCGGCTTGCCGACGCGCCGCCGGCGCTTGCGACGTCCACCGACTCCGGTCGGGCGACCGGCCTTTCGCTGGAGCAGCGCATCGCGGCGGCGGAAGGCGCGCTAAGGGGCATGTCTCTGACCGACGGCTTTGCCCGGATCGTTTTCCTCGTCGGTCATGGCGCGACCAGCCGCAACAACCCGCATGCCCACGGGCTCGACTGCGGCGCCTGCGGCGGCCAGTCGGGTGAGGCCAACGCGCGGGTCGCGGCCGCCGTTCTGAACGATCCGGAGGTGCGGGCAGCACTGGCGGAGCGCGGCATCGCGCTCCCCGACGACACGGTGGCGGTCGCCGGTCTGCACGACACCACCACCGACCGGGTCGCGATCCTCGATCCCGAGACGGTCCCGCCCTCCCATGCGGACGATCTCGCCCGGCTCGAGGAGGCGCTTGCCGCGGCCGGTGAACTGACGCGGGCGGAGCGGTCGCTGCGGATTGCCGGATCGACCGCCGAAACGCTCAAGGCGCGGGCCGCCGACTGGGCGCAGGTGCGGCCCGAGTGGGGGCTGGCCGGCTGTTCCGCCTTCATCGCCGCGCCGCGCGCGCGCACCGCCGGTGTCGATCTCGGCGGGCGGGCGTTCCTGCACACCTACGACTGGACGAAGGACGAGGGCTTCGGCGTGCTGGAGGTGGTGATGACAGCGCCGATGGTGGTCGCCAGCTGGATCAACCTTCAGTACTACGGCTCCAGCGTCGATCAGACGGTCTTCGGCTCCGGCAACAAGGTGCTGCACAATGTCGTCGGCGGCATCGGCGTTCTGGAGGGCGGCGGCGGCGATCTCAGGGTCGGCTTGCCGTTCCAGTCGCTGCATGACGGGGAAAGGGAAGCCCATGCGCCGCGGCGGCTGTCGGTGGTGATCGAGGCGCCGCAGCAGGCGATCCGCGACGTGATCGCGCGTCAGGAAGGCGTCAGGCAGCTGCTCGACAGCGGCTGGGTCTCGCTCTTCGTGATGGACGGCGAAGGCAGGATTTCGGCGCGCTACGCCGGCGATCTCGCCTTCGAGGACTGGAGCGAGATCGCTCTTGCAAAGGCCGCCTGACCGACGGCGGGAGAACCCTTCAGACACACACAAAAGAACCGGGCGCGGGGAGATATCTCCGCGCCCGTCGCCGTTTCAGGCCGAA of Stappia sp. ES.058 contains these proteins:
- a CDS encoding YbcC family protein — its product is MTAQTKARVAAEAACARVAPVWPLQSFVAVNPYLGMADFSLPEAAQRLARVAGARSVQPRGVYLAALDAGDIAPADLLAARAAMPAGDLPADAASLIGLARDLPETDAKPLPTLVDLAGQTQGRAWADVVTDRISAYAATAFDAGQAAWARPVDGLYAGWLLDARIDRTPDVAGLTGLRTQFAALPETTAALVEEAAAELGLPGDALELYFHRLLMSVGGWAAFARHAAWQAGLEGRSDDTPLQLLAIRLAYEIAVLRATADTPAVVEGWKAAAAAYAASEQPARALQLDCLLQTALERADARRLARDLEASNTAAPVSSNAPARPDVQAVFCIDVRSEVYRRSLESVAPRIETLGFAGFFGFAISYKRTEDDTGSARCPVLLAPQAFVCEAVPAEEATAQRIERAALTKRMASAWTAFKLAAVSSFAFVETAGLAYLGKLAADGFGWTSRPDARLADAPPALATSTDSGRATGLSLEQRIAAAEGALRGMSLTDGFARIVFLVGHGATSRNNPHAHGLDCGACGGQSGEANARVAAAVLNDPEVRAALAERGIALPDDTVAVAGLHDTTTDRVAILDPETVPPSHADDLARLEEALAAAGELTRAERSLRIAGSTAETLKARAADWAQVRPEWGLAGCSAFIAAPRARTAGVDLGGRAFLHTYDWTKDEGFGVLEVVMTAPMVVASWINLQYYGSSVDQTVFGSGNKVLHNVVGGIGVLEGGGGDLRVGLPFQSLHDGEREAHAPRRLSVVIEAPQQAIRDVIARQEGVRQLLDSGWVSLFVMDGEGRISARYAGDLAFEDWSEIALAKAA